The genomic interval CCGAGCTCCGGGTCCTCATCGCCAACCGCCGGGCCCCACTCGACGAAGCCACACCCTGGCCCGAGCTGCAAGGCGTCCTTCGCCCCGTCCTTCTCGCGGGGAACCGGGACCGGCCTACGGCCGGCGAACTCGCCGATCTGATTTCGAAGGTGGCGGCATGATCGGGCTGCGCCATCTGACGATGGACGACGCCGGAGCCGTCGGACGTATCCGGAGCGGTGCGTCCATGCGGTTCATCCCGGCGAGGCAGCCTCGTCCGGAATCCGCGCTGGAGTGGCTGACCCGCGTCCTCTCCTACGCCGACGTCGTACCCCACGCATGCTGGTACTGGGGCATCACCTCCGGAGACGACCTGGTCGGACTGACCTCCATCCGCCGCTACCCGCACGGGGAAGGCTGCCTGAGCTATATCCTGCGGGAAGACTGCTGGGAGCGCGGCTACGGCACGGACGCCGTACGGGAGATGGTGGCTTTCGCCTTCTCCGTCGTCGGCCTCGACACGCTCACCGCCAAGCACCACCCCGACAACCCCGCCTCCGGCCGCGTCCTCATCAAGGCGGGGTTTACGTGTCGGGGAGTCGAGCACGGCTACCTGTCCTACGCCAAGGACTGTGCTAACGGATGACCGAGACAACCGAAGGCGGGCCGGAAGATCGCCGCCGGTTCGTCCCGGCCCGTTCCGTGTCAGTCAGCGCCGCAACCGCCCCCACGGGGTGAACGTGAATACCGCGCCGCCCAGCAGGATCACCGTGCCCGCGACCAGGCCGAGGGCTCGCAGGCCGCCGTTGTCGGTGGCGCCGGTGTCGGCGAGGCCGCCGCCGGAGTCGGTGCCACCGCCTCCGGTCGCGGCGCTGCCGCCCGCCGAACCGCTTGCTGAGCCGCCGCCCGACGCGCCGCCCGGCTGGGCGGAGGTGTCGAGCTCAAGGGACACCTCGGCCTTGCCCTTGACCGTGCACGGGATGCTGATCTTCTGGCCGCCCAGGGTGACGTCGATCGTGAGCGTCCCGGGGCTGAGCGTGGACTTGCCGCTCGCACCGGGCTTGTACGTCCCTGTCATGTCCGGCAGGTTCACCGGCTTGCCCTGCTCCAGCGGGTCCTTGTTGGCCGGGCCCACTACAGGGACAACGCCCTTGTCCGCGCCGCCGAGCAGCAGTGCCATCGAGGGCTTGAGTGCGCCTGCGGGGAGTGCGGCCGGGCTGTCCATCACTCCCTTGGCCGTCTTGACCACCAGGTCGTAACTGCCGCCGTTCTTCTTGGCGTTGATCGTCACCTTGGAGTTGATGCTCGCCGGGCCCGGCGACTTGCACTCGAATGCGACGGTGACCTCCTTGCCGGGGAAGTCGGTCTGGCCACCGTCACCGCCGCCGGATGTGGTCCCTCCTGCGGTGGTCGTGCCGCCGGAGGTCGTGGTGCCGCCCGAGGTGGTGCCTCCGGAGGAGGTAGTGCCTCCTGAGGTGGTGCCGCCCGAGGTGCCGCCGCCCTCCGAGACCTTGATCGTGGCGGCCGCCTTGACCGTCTCCTTCGGCGTGCACTTCGTGTCCGTCGACATCGGCTTGCTGACGTTGATGTTGTACGCGTCGGGCGTCAGCGTGATCTCGCCCGCCTTCTCCAGCTTCAGCTTGCCCTTCATGTCGGGCAGGATCATGGGGCTGTTCTTGGGGATGGGCGGGTTCTGTCGCGGGCCCTCCATCTTCAGGTCCGCGGTCGTCGCGCCGGCCACCTTGATCGTGCCGGTCGGCTTGACGGTGTCCTTTTCCAGGTCGATGACGTCGGGGTTCTTGGACGCCGCCTCGACGGTTTTCCACACGACTTCTACCTCGTCGCCGACTTTGGCCTCCGCCGGTGCGGTGATCTGCACCTTCGTGGTGCCCTGGACGGGTGGCAGGCCGGAGATGGGCGGGGGTATGCACTCGGTCTTGTACGAGACTTCGGCTGCTTGCGCGGGGCTCGCCGCGAGCAGGATTCCCGCGCCGCCGAGCATCAGCGCGACCCCTGCCGCGCTCATCCTCCGTTGCGTGGTCACGGATTTCCCTTCGTCGTCGGACTGTTATCGGACGGTGCGGAGATCTGGGCGTGCGGACCCGGTGCGTTGTCCGGGGTAAACCACGGCAGGGCCGTGGTGTCTGTGGGCGGTGGTGACGTGGCCGCTTGAGCGCGGGGCGCCGTACGGTGGCGGCCCGCTGCGCGGTTCGGCGTACGCGGCCGTACCTTGTCGACGATCGCCATGCCGATGCGGAACACCGCCGCCGGTACGACCACGCACAGCAGAACCCAGAAGAGCGTGACGCCCCAGGGGCGCCCCACGCCCCACGGCTGCTCGGCCAGCACCTTCTGCCCGTACTTGAGCGACACGAGGTAGTCGCCGTGCGCACCGGCCGGCAGCTGGACGTCCAGCTTGACCTGCGCCTTCTTTCCGGGCTGGATGGTGCCGCGCCACTGACGTTCCTCCCACTGCGGGGAGTAGACGCCGTGCGAGGTGCCGACTTCGAAGACCGGGTCCTTGACCGGGTCGGAGCCGAGATTGCCTACGGTGACGACGAGTTCGCGGGTCGGCGGGGCGCCGAACCAGGTGAGGACCGAGCCGGATCCGTCGAGCCTGGCGGCCGCGAGTACGGCCAGTCTGCCGCCGGCGCCGGGCTGCGGCAGCGGTTCTACGGGGTGGCCCGCCACGTCGAATACGGCGTCCACGGTGGCTTGTTCGCCGGTGACCGTCGCGACATGCACTACGCAGGGGCACGCCTTGGGCGGTTCGGCCACCGGCATCTTCTTGCTGAAGGCGCCCTTCGCGTCGGTGGTCACTGCGCGGCCGTCCGAGTTTGCGCAGGCGTTGGTGCCGCCGATTACGCCGCCGGCCGGGGTGGCCTGGCCGCAGATCAGCATCATGAGGAGGGCTTTGGGGCGCCAGCCGTTGCCTTTGACCGTGATGTCGCCGCCCTTGCCCGCCTCCGTTTTGGAGAGGGTTACTTGGGGTTCTGGGTCGGCTGCTGTTGCTGTGGGGAGTGGGGTAAGGCTCAGGGCCAGGGCGAGGGTCAGCGCTGCCAGCCATTCGGCGGGGGTGCGGTGCGGTGGCGCCGGGGTCGGTGCCGTTCCGGGGCGGCCTTTTTTGGATGCCGCGCGGGGGTGCGGTGCCTTCGGGGTCGGTGCCGTTCCGGGGCGTCTCCTCGGGTGCCGAACGGGCGGGGGGGTGCTTTTGTACGCCGCCCACTCTGTGTTCGACACCCTGCGGGGAGCGCCCCTGCACGTCCCCTCCCGCAACCCCGCTTGCCTGGCGGCGTGGGGCTCGTCGTTCTCGGGGGCGGGGTTGCCGGCGGTCACGTTGCTGCTCCTGCCTTCGCCAAGTGCCGTTCGGGGGTTGCCGTTTCGGTGGTCGGGTATGCGGGGCTGCGGCGTACGAAACGCACTGCTGCGGCGCCTGCCAGCAGCGCCGTAAGAGTTACCGGGGTCCAGGGGACGAAGGTTGCGGAGGCTGTCGACGCGGCGGGTGCGGCGCCCGGGGCGGTCGCGGTCAGGCGTACGTCCACCGAGTCCAGCGCCGGGGCGTCCGGCCAGGATTCCGTGAGCTCTACGCGCCGGCCGGGGAGCAGATTCAGCCGGAGGGTGCGGGCCTTGCGGTGCAGTACCTCGCCGAAGAGGCCGTCGGCGTGGACGGTGAGGCTCGGGGTGAGTGCGGTGTTGCCCCGGTTCACTAGTGCGTAGTGGATGGTTTGCTCGCTGATCGTGATGTCCTCCACCGTGAGCGCCGCCAGCCTCGGGCCGCTGACGCGCAGATGGACTCGTACGCCGGCCTCGCGGCCTCCGCCCGACGCGACGATCGTGCCCGGGTGGTCGCCGGGCGTCGCGCTCTGCGGCACGGTGACCGTGAAGGGGACCTCCGCCCGGGTGCGGGGCGGGATCTTCACCTCGTCCGCCGCGAGTGCGATCCACGCTCCGGTCCGGGTGTTGTGCGCGCCTCGGAGTTTGAGGGTGCGGGGCTTGCTGCTGGAGTTGGTCAGCGACAGCTTGTCCTCCAGTACGGTGCCGGCCGCGCCCTCCAGGTAGAAGTACGGCCTGCCGTCACCGCTCGGAGCCACCTTCCACCCCTCCGCCGCGGCATGGGCAGGGGTGGCCAGGACGGCGGCGCACAGCAGTGCGGCGGTGAGGAGGCGGACGGCACAGTGCGGCGACGGCATGGGCGGCTCCCGAGTACGGCGGCTTACGGGCGTACGGCCGGGGCGGCTCAGCCCGTGGGCCGCTGTCCGCGCCGGGTCAGCCACAGCGCACCTGCCGCCCCGGCCAGCAGCACGGTGCCGCCGAGCGTGCCGAGTGCCAGGGCGGAGTCGAGGGGTCCGGTCTTCGGCAGCTCGCCGGGCGCGTCCTGCGAGGTGCCGCCCGAGCCCTTGACGTCCAGTTCCAGTGACGGCTCGGGGCTGTTGGAGGGGGTGCAGGTGGTGGTCGTACCCAGAGCCTTGATGGTCAGCACGGACGCCGTGAAGGTGACCTTTCCGGTCTTCCTGGGCGTGTACGTACCGGTCAAGTCGGTTATTTTGATGGGGGTGTTGGCCGGGACGGCAGCAGGGTTCGGTGGGCCCGACACCTGCACTGTGCCGCTCTCCGCGCCGCCCAGCTTGATGACCGCGCTCGGCTTCATCGCTCCCTTGCCCAGCTCCACGGGGCTGGACGAGACGCCCTTCTGGAAGGACATGGTGAGCTTGTAGCCGCTGCCGCTCTTGACGCCCTTGATGTCGATCGGGGAGACGGCTCCCTTGTTCCCGATCGGCGTCTTGCACTGGTAGTTGACGTCGACGACGTCGGCATGGGCCGCGGGGGCGCCCAGCAGCACCGCCGAGCCCGCAACCGCTGCCGCCAGCGCGAGAGTTGTCCGCTTCTGGTACGACACCTCGTGTTCCCCTTATGCCGGAAGTTACTGACGACACATCAGATTGGGCGTCAAGGTACGCCTGGGGCCTTGCCGAGGGAAGACAAAGTGCACGCCGGATCGGCGTGCACTTCCGATGATTGCGAACCGCCGGTAACCCCGTGCGGGAACTGGGGTTCGGAGTCGGCGGGGCTAAATGGGAGCGGCGAGTTCCGCCCAGACCGTCTTGCCCGTGGCCTCCGGCTCCCGTACGACACCCCAGTCCAGGCACAGCCGCTGCACTATGAACATCCCGTGCCCGCCGGGCCGTCCGGCCCGGTGCGGCGTACGGGGCGCAGGCTGACCGGCGCCGCGGTCGATGACTTCGAGCCGCAGCACCTTGCCGTCGCACGTGACGCGCAGTTCCTCCGGCCCTTCGGCGTGCAGGCAGGCGTTGGTGACCAGTTCGGAGACAACCAGCAGGACATCCTCGGCAGCGGCACGCCGCTCGGCCGTCTCGGCGGGGAGCCAGCCCCACTCGTACAGCGCCTGGCGGGTGAAGTCTCGGGCGAGCGGCACAATGCCGCTGGCACTGCCCAGTGCCAGGGAACGCACCTGACCGGCGGCGGACACGGCTGAGGCAGAGCCGTGGCTCGCCGACTCTGGGCCGAGGTCGCCCGGCCGAGGCTGCCGGGTGGTGCTCATCAGCGCTTCACCTCACCGATTCGCCAATTCATCAATTCATCGCTGCAAGGACATGGGGGCCTTCGGGGCCCCCAGGGGTAGACGGAGTCAGAGTCCTCCTGCCCGACCGAACGGTGAGAACACCCACTTTTTCGGTACGGACGACGTGACACGGATTACTCAACCGGCCGGAAGTCAGTCTTCCATCGCGGCTTCGAGCGATTCATGCACGGTGAAGACGGCCTCTGCCCCGGTAATTTCGAAGACCCTGGCCACTACCGGCTGCATGCCGGCCAGATGGACTCCTCCCCCGGCCGCTTCGGCCTTGAGGCGGGCGCCGAGCAGCACATTCAGCCCGGTCGAATCACAGAACTCGAGTGACGAGCAGTCGATGACCAGGCGCGTACGCCCGGCCTCGAGCGCACTCTCCAGAGGCTCACGCAGCAATTCGGC from Streptomyces spiramyceticus carries:
- a CDS encoding GNAT family N-acetyltransferase, whose translation is MIGLRHLTMDDAGAVGRIRSGASMRFIPARQPRPESALEWLTRVLSYADVVPHACWYWGITSGDDLVGLTSIRRYPHGEGCLSYILREDCWERGYGTDAVREMVAFAFSVVGLDTLTAKHHPDNPASGRVLIKAGFTCRGVEHGYLSYAKDCANG
- a CDS encoding peptidase — protein: MSYQKRTTLALAAAVAGSAVLLGAPAAHADVVDVNYQCKTPIGNKGAVSPIDIKGVKSGSGYKLTMSFQKGVSSSPVELGKGAMKPSAVIKLGGAESGTVQVSGPPNPAAVPANTPIKITDLTGTYTPRKTGKVTFTASVLTIKALGTTTTCTPSNSPEPSLELDVKGSGGTSQDAPGELPKTGPLDSALALGTLGGTVLLAGAAGALWLTRRGQRPTG
- a CDS encoding ATP-binding protein; amino-acid sequence: MSTTRQPRPGDLGPESASHGSASAVSAAGQVRSLALGSASGIVPLARDFTRQALYEWGWLPAETAERRAAAEDVLLVVSELVTNACLHAEGPEELRVTCDGKVLRLEVIDRGAGQPAPRTPHRAGRPGGHGMFIVQRLCLDWGVVREPEATGKTVWAELAAPI
- a CDS encoding STAS domain-containing protein, whose translation is MERGTVGSANRGRLRVAVRTEGRSEIVTPAGELDHHTAELLREPLESALEAGRTRLVIDCSSLEFCDSTGLNVLLGARLKAEAAGGGVHLAGMQPVVARVFEITGAEAVFTVHESLEAAMED